From Caulobacter segnis, a single genomic window includes:
- a CDS encoding glycoside hydrolase family 43 protein yields MRSRSLPAWITALAFLPLAAFAEPTPTYRNPILHADYSDPDVIRVGDRYYLVASTFHFSPGLPVLESRDLVHWTILGHVLPRLPFAPEYDLPGPVPTDDTGARMPRDQRTVGQRYAGGVWAPSIRHHDGRFYVYFATPYEGIFMATAEKPEGPWSAPVAVIAGPGYEDPCPFWDDDGQAYLVHGKVGAGPLVLHRMAPDGKSVLDAGTVIAEDAKALPVLEGPKLYKRDGWYYIFAPTGGVETGPQTVLRSKTIWGPYEHRAVLIPGNGLNGPHQGGWVETPSGQGWFVHFNSKGAYGRIVHLQPVTWKDGWPFMGQPPPVGDGTSGWPVMQHAAPDVGGRFPAVKPQTSDDFSAKALGPQWEWNHNPDNKRWSLRQRPGFLRLTAAPAPNLVSARNTLTQVLQSEHAVVTTRLDATGVAEGQRAGLSMFGQGLSWIGVARREGALRVVQSYSGAEVLGPPLKTRTIDLRVSVSDQTARYAYSLDGGESFVELGAAAPLRFSWWKGARPALFTYGDPTKSRQGYADFDWVKVTP; encoded by the coding sequence ATGCGATCGAGATCCCTGCCGGCCTGGATCACCGCCCTGGCGTTCCTGCCGCTCGCGGCCTTCGCCGAACCGACGCCGACCTATCGCAATCCGATCTTGCACGCGGACTATTCTGATCCTGACGTGATCCGCGTCGGGGACCGCTACTACCTGGTCGCCTCGACCTTCCACTTCTCGCCGGGGCTGCCGGTCCTGGAGTCCAGGGACCTAGTCCACTGGACGATCCTGGGCCATGTGCTGCCGCGCCTGCCGTTCGCGCCGGAATACGACCTGCCCGGCCCGGTTCCGACTGACGATACCGGCGCGCGGATGCCGCGCGACCAGCGGACCGTGGGACAGCGCTACGCCGGCGGCGTCTGGGCGCCGTCGATCCGTCATCACGACGGCCGCTTCTACGTCTATTTCGCCACCCCCTACGAGGGGATCTTCATGGCCACGGCCGAGAAGCCGGAGGGGCCTTGGAGCGCGCCGGTCGCGGTGATCGCCGGCCCCGGTTACGAGGACCCCTGCCCGTTCTGGGATGATGATGGCCAAGCCTATCTGGTCCACGGCAAGGTCGGCGCCGGCCCGCTGGTGCTGCACCGCATGGCGCCGGACGGCAAGTCGGTGCTGGACGCCGGAACCGTGATCGCCGAGGACGCCAAGGCTCTGCCGGTTCTCGAAGGCCCCAAACTCTACAAGCGCGACGGCTGGTACTACATCTTCGCCCCGACCGGCGGCGTCGAGACCGGCCCCCAGACCGTGCTGCGCTCGAAGACCATCTGGGGACCGTACGAGCATCGCGCCGTGCTGATCCCCGGCAACGGGCTGAACGGGCCGCATCAGGGCGGCTGGGTCGAGACCCCCTCCGGCCAGGGCTGGTTCGTCCACTTCAACAGCAAGGGCGCCTACGGCCGCATCGTCCACCTGCAGCCGGTGACCTGGAAGGACGGCTGGCCGTTCATGGGTCAGCCCCCGCCGGTCGGCGACGGGACCAGCGGTTGGCCGGTCATGCAGCACGCCGCGCCCGACGTCGGTGGCCGCTTCCCGGCGGTGAAGCCCCAGACTTCGGACGACTTCTCCGCCAAGGCGCTGGGCCCGCAGTGGGAGTGGAATCACAATCCCGACAACAAGCGCTGGAGCCTGAGGCAGCGCCCGGGCTTCTTGCGCCTGACGGCCGCGCCTGCTCCGAACCTGGTCAGCGCCCGCAACACCCTGACCCAGGTCCTGCAGAGTGAGCATGCCGTCGTCACGACCCGGCTCGACGCGACCGGCGTCGCCGAGGGGCAGCGCGCCGGGCTGTCGATGTTCGGCCAGGGGCTCAGCTGGATCGGCGTCGCACGGCGCGAGGGCGCGTTGCGGGTGGTTCAGTCCTATTCAGGCGCCGAGGTTCTCGGACCGCCGCTGAAGACCAGGACCATCGACCTCCGCGTCTCGGTCTCCGACCAGACCGCGCGCTACGCCTACAGCCTCGATGGCGGCGAGAGCTTCGTCGAGCTGGGCGCGGCCGCGCCGTTGCGATTCAGCTGGTGGAAGGGCGCGCGACCGGCGCTGTTCACCTATGGCGATCCGACGAAGTCGCGGCAGGGCTATGCCGATTTCGACTGGGTGAAGGTCACGCCGTGA
- a CDS encoding TonB-dependent receptor domain-containing protein, with the protein MSNKLYLTAASPIALAVSLLLPALAQAQTAPTTSDGAEVETIVVTGSRLASRGFSAPTPVSVVDAEEFKQSGAVNVEQVLNNAPQFIGSQNNGPTANTVPGGTATLNLRGFGAQRNLVLVNGRRFAIAGADQTTDINTIPASLIRQTEVVTGGSSAVYGSDAITGVVNFVLRQDFEGVELNVQENWDSHTTTRTHNIDLTVGGNFADGKGNAVVSVNYLDRGAISRRMRGNWAYDSLSDGCVTAASFSKSKAGTPFSPPSGQTCAQAGGRQGLIAGGSGDIPNGRFTGVPLVGSSTSNPALDAALVAAGLGGMGSRGFTFNDTGTTARPALTPQDDFNLSPDNYLIIPQKRWMLNAMGHYDFNSKVTGYVEAHYSNNVVDMQLAPTNINGPFLFNVNNPYLSAPMQEVLRQLDLKETGTTTVTTGTATRTTVAGDGLAVINVGRRLREVGLRRNNAERNVFRFAAGFRGDLGDVSESFLRDLKYDAYYTFARTSETDHQDGNVSRSRFQANLLSVGGAAPVLNVFGPNISAAGVQAIAIGATNITEAKQQVAAANLSGEAFSLPAGPVDFSAGLEWRYNAAKYIPDEFLRSGDVVGFNPGLPTGGSTIVKEVYGEIRAPILADLPFIKNLTANGAFRYSDYNLKGVGGVWTYSVGGAWAVTSDVNFRGQFQHAIRAPNVGELYGGLAQSFDAATDPCSSRAPTAQQTAAVRAVCEATGVPAAQVFSAGVQSNTIIGNLSGGNPNVGIEESDTYTVGVVLTPRAVPGLAVSVDYFNIDLTGAISQLGGGLNNTLNLCYYIVQSASSEFCQAIKRNPVTGEIAPPYYATVTNANTGGLKTAGVDFAANYRFKTDFGWLPDDSAFDISTNWTWTDEFTSTPVQAFPNIKNYCVGAFGTTCGQPIPEWKGGTRITWRTGPLSLSVKHRFIGAVTTDKYLLPKRLGNTVPDLATLTNPKLPAQNYFDLSFSYDLSNGVQVYGGAQNIFDRDPPIVGSAAPGANTYAATYDVLGTTMFLGGRLRF; encoded by the coding sequence ATGAGCAACAAACTTTATCTGACCGCGGCCTCGCCTATCGCGCTCGCCGTTTCCTTGCTTTTGCCAGCGCTGGCACAAGCCCAAACCGCGCCGACGACCAGTGATGGCGCCGAGGTCGAGACCATCGTGGTCACCGGCTCGCGCCTGGCTTCGCGAGGCTTCAGCGCGCCGACGCCGGTCTCGGTCGTCGACGCCGAGGAGTTCAAGCAGTCGGGCGCCGTCAATGTCGAGCAGGTGCTGAACAACGCGCCCCAGTTCATCGGCTCGCAGAACAACGGCCCGACGGCCAACACCGTCCCGGGCGGCACGGCCACGCTGAACCTGCGCGGCTTCGGGGCGCAGCGGAACCTGGTGCTGGTCAACGGTCGTCGCTTCGCCATCGCCGGCGCGGACCAGACGACCGACATCAACACCATCCCCGCCTCGCTGATCCGCCAGACGGAAGTGGTGACCGGCGGCTCGTCGGCGGTCTACGGCTCGGACGCCATCACAGGCGTGGTCAACTTCGTCCTGCGCCAGGACTTCGAGGGCGTCGAGCTGAACGTCCAGGAGAACTGGGACAGCCACACCACCACGCGGACCCATAACATCGACCTGACCGTCGGCGGCAACTTCGCCGACGGCAAGGGCAACGCGGTCGTCTCGGTGAACTATCTGGACCGCGGCGCCATCTCGCGGCGGATGCGTGGGAACTGGGCCTATGACTCGCTGTCGGACGGCTGCGTCACCGCGGCCTCGTTCAGCAAGAGCAAGGCCGGCACGCCGTTTTCGCCGCCGTCGGGCCAGACCTGCGCCCAGGCTGGCGGTCGCCAGGGCCTGATCGCGGGCGGCAGCGGCGACATCCCCAACGGCCGCTTCACCGGCGTGCCGCTGGTCGGCTCGTCGACCTCGAACCCGGCCCTGGACGCGGCGTTGGTTGCCGCCGGCCTGGGCGGCATGGGCTCGCGCGGCTTCACCTTCAACGACACCGGGACGACGGCCCGCCCTGCCCTCACCCCGCAGGACGACTTCAACCTGAGTCCGGACAACTACCTCATCATCCCGCAGAAGCGCTGGATGCTGAACGCGATGGGCCACTACGACTTCAACAGCAAGGTCACCGGCTACGTCGAGGCGCACTATAGCAACAACGTCGTCGACATGCAGCTGGCCCCGACCAACATCAACGGGCCGTTCCTGTTCAACGTCAACAACCCCTACCTCAGCGCGCCGATGCAGGAGGTCCTGCGCCAGCTGGACCTGAAGGAGACGGGGACGACGACGGTGACGACCGGCACGGCGACCCGCACCACGGTGGCCGGCGACGGCCTGGCGGTGATCAATGTCGGCCGCCGCCTGCGCGAGGTCGGTCTGCGCCGCAACAACGCCGAGCGTAACGTCTTCCGCTTCGCGGCCGGCTTCCGGGGGGACCTGGGCGACGTGTCCGAAAGCTTCCTGCGCGACCTGAAGTACGACGCCTACTATACCTTCGCCCGCACCTCCGAGACTGACCACCAGGACGGCAACGTCTCCCGCAGCCGCTTCCAGGCCAACCTGCTGTCGGTGGGCGGCGCGGCGCCGGTGCTGAACGTCTTCGGCCCGAACATCTCGGCCGCCGGCGTCCAGGCCATCGCCATCGGGGCCACCAACATCACCGAGGCCAAGCAGCAGGTCGCCGCGGCCAACCTGTCGGGCGAGGCCTTCAGCCTGCCGGCCGGCCCGGTCGACTTCTCGGCCGGCCTGGAGTGGCGCTACAACGCGGCCAAGTACATCCCCGACGAGTTCCTGCGCTCGGGCGACGTGGTCGGCTTCAATCCCGGCCTGCCGACCGGCGGCAGCACGATCGTTAAGGAGGTCTATGGCGAGATCCGCGCGCCGATCCTGGCCGACCTGCCGTTCATCAAGAACCTGACCGCCAACGGCGCCTTCCGCTATTCGGACTACAATCTGAAGGGCGTCGGCGGGGTCTGGACGTATTCGGTCGGCGGCGCCTGGGCCGTGACCTCGGACGTCAACTTCCGCGGCCAGTTCCAGCACGCCATCCGCGCGCCCAACGTCGGCGAGCTGTACGGCGGCCTGGCCCAGAGCTTCGACGCGGCCACCGACCCCTGTTCGAGCCGCGCGCCGACCGCCCAGCAGACCGCCGCCGTCCGCGCCGTCTGCGAGGCCACCGGCGTGCCGGCCGCCCAGGTGTTCAGCGCGGGCGTGCAGTCCAATACCATCATCGGCAACCTGTCGGGCGGCAATCCCAATGTCGGCATCGAGGAGTCGGACACCTACACGGTCGGCGTGGTCCTGACGCCCCGCGCAGTTCCGGGCTTGGCGGTCAGCGTCGACTACTTCAACATCGACCTGACCGGTGCGATCTCGCAGCTGGGCGGCGGCCTGAACAACACCCTGAACCTCTGCTACTACATCGTGCAGAGCGCCAGCAGCGAGTTCTGCCAGGCCATCAAGCGCAATCCCGTGACCGGCGAAATCGCCCCGCCCTACTATGCGACCGTCACCAACGCCAACACCGGCGGCCTGAAGACGGCCGGCGTCGACTTCGCCGCCAACTATCGGTTCAAGACCGACTTCGGCTGGCTGCCGGATGACAGCGCCTTCGACATCTCGACCAACTGGACCTGGACCGACGAATTCACCTCGACGCCCGTCCAGGCCTTCCCGAACATCAAGAACTACTGCGTCGGCGCGTTCGGCACGACCTGCGGCCAGCCGATCCCCGAATGGAAGGGCGGCACGCGGATCACCTGGCGCACGGGGCCGCTCAGCCTGAGCGTCAAGCACCGCTTCATCGGTGCGGTGACGACCGACAAGTACTTGCTGCCCAAGCGGCTGGGCAACACGGTCCCCGACCTGGCCACCCTGACCAATCCGAAGCTGCCGGCCCAGAACTACTTCGACCTGTCGTTCAGCTATGACCTGAGCAACGGCGTGCAGGTCTATGGCGGAGCCCAGAACATCTTCGATCGGGATCCGCCGATCGTCGGCAGCGCGGCGCCGGGGGCCAACACCTACGCGGCGACCTACGATGTCCTGGGAACCACCATGTTCCTGGGCGGTCGCCTGAGGTTCTAG
- the uxaC gene encoding glucuronate isomerase, with amino-acid sequence MPRPLNFHEDRLFPADATTRSYARGLYGLVKDLPIISPHGHTDPSWFATNEPFQDATDLLLAPDHYLFRMLYSQGISLDALKVRSKAGVPATDPRAAWKLFASNFHLFRGTPSWIWLNHVFSQVFGFTEFLDETTADAYFDGINAALATDAYRPRALFDRFNIETLATTEGPHESLKHHQAIRESGWGGHVITAYRPDAVIDFEDERSPRAFERFAEVSGQDVYSWKSYLEAHRLRRAAFIEAGATSSDHGHPTAATADLSDVEAEALFQDLVKGNVTPQKAELFRAQMLTEMAKMSLDDGLVMQIHPGSHRNHNVGLLGTHGRDKGADIPMRTEYVDALKPLLTRLGNDPRLSVILFTLDETTYSRELAPLAGHYPVLKLGPSWWFHDSPEGMMRFREQVTETAGFYNTVGFNDDTRAFLSIPARHDVARRVDSAFLARMVAEHRMDLNEAEDLIVDLTYNLPKKAYKLDQSARHVHAH; translated from the coding sequence ATGCCCAGGCCACTGAATTTCCATGAAGATCGGCTGTTCCCGGCGGATGCGACGACGCGGTCGTACGCGCGGGGGCTTTATGGGCTGGTCAAGGACCTGCCGATCATCAGCCCGCACGGCCACACCGATCCTTCCTGGTTCGCGACCAACGAACCGTTCCAGGACGCCACCGACCTGCTGCTGGCTCCGGACCACTATCTCTTCCGCATGCTCTACAGCCAGGGCATCTCCCTGGACGCCCTGAAGGTGCGCTCCAAGGCCGGGGTTCCGGCCACCGATCCCCGCGCGGCCTGGAAGCTGTTCGCGTCGAACTTCCACCTCTTCCGCGGCACGCCCTCGTGGATCTGGCTGAACCACGTGTTCAGCCAGGTGTTCGGCTTCACCGAGTTCCTCGACGAAACCACGGCCGACGCCTATTTCGACGGCATCAACGCCGCCCTGGCCACCGACGCCTATCGGCCCCGGGCCCTGTTCGACCGCTTCAACATCGAGACCCTGGCCACCACCGAGGGCCCGCACGAGAGCCTCAAGCACCACCAGGCCATCCGCGAGAGCGGCTGGGGCGGCCATGTGATCACCGCCTACCGCCCCGACGCGGTCATCGACTTCGAGGACGAGCGCAGCCCGCGCGCCTTCGAGCGCTTCGCCGAGGTCTCGGGCCAGGACGTCTATAGCTGGAAGTCCTACCTGGAGGCTCACCGCCTGCGCCGGGCGGCCTTCATCGAGGCCGGGGCGACGTCTTCGGACCACGGCCACCCGACGGCGGCCACCGCCGACCTCTCCGACGTCGAAGCCGAGGCCCTGTTCCAGGATCTGGTGAAGGGCAATGTGACGCCGCAGAAGGCCGAGCTCTTCCGCGCCCAGATGCTGACCGAGATGGCCAAGATGAGCCTGGACGATGGGCTGGTCATGCAGATCCACCCCGGCTCGCACCGCAACCACAATGTCGGCCTGCTGGGCACTCACGGCCGCGACAAGGGCGCCGACATCCCGATGCGCACCGAATATGTCGATGCGCTGAAGCCCCTGCTGACCCGGCTGGGCAACGATCCGCGCCTGTCGGTGATCCTGTTCACCCTGGACGAGACCACCTACAGCCGCGAACTGGCCCCGCTGGCCGGCCACTATCCAGTGCTGAAGCTGGGCCCATCCTGGTGGTTCCACGACAGCCCCGAAGGCATGATGCGCTTCCGCGAGCAGGTCACCGAGACCGCCGGCTTCTACAACACCGTCGGCTTCAACGACGACACCCGCGCCTTCCTGTCCATCCCGGCCCGCCACGACGTCGCCCGACGCGTCGACAGCGCCTTCCTGGCCCGCATGGTCGCCGAGCACCGCATGGACCTCAACGAAGCCGAGGACCTCATCGTCGACCTGACGTACAACCTGCCTAAGAAAGCCTACAAGCTGGATCAGAGCGCCCGCCATGTTCATGCCCACTGA
- a CDS encoding RNA polymerase sigma factor, whose translation MSDLASLRAQRRDLYQFIVRRTRDPAAAEDLVQETFERLLAYEQAKTIVDRAALGYRIALNLVRDHFRRASRRPAQALNDDIPCQAPAPEQILMHRQKVEVFGKALDAMPPLRRDVFIRRRLHGHSPRQIAEDLSLSEAAIEKHVARALEQLHREIARAERRVGGGRR comes from the coding sequence ATGAGCGACCTGGCCAGCCTGCGCGCGCAGCGGCGCGATCTCTATCAGTTCATCGTCCGTCGAACGCGCGATCCGGCGGCCGCCGAGGATCTGGTGCAGGAAACCTTCGAGCGGCTGCTGGCCTACGAGCAGGCGAAGACCATCGTCGATCGCGCGGCTCTGGGCTATCGCATCGCGTTGAATCTGGTGCGCGACCATTTCCGCCGCGCGAGCCGGCGACCAGCCCAGGCGCTGAACGACGACATTCCCTGCCAAGCCCCCGCGCCGGAGCAGATTCTGATGCATCGCCAGAAGGTCGAGGTCTTCGGCAAGGCGCTTGACGCCATGCCGCCGTTGCGTCGCGACGTCTTCATCCGCCGCCGGCTGCACGGCCACTCGCCGCGCCAGATCGCCGAGGATCTCAGTCTCAGCGAGGCGGCGATCGAAAAGCACGTGGCGCGAGCGCTGGAGCAATTGCATCGTGAGATCGCGCGGGCCGAGCGGCGCGTCGGAGGAGGGCGCCGATGA
- a CDS encoding IclR family transcriptional regulator, with translation MFMPTDTPDKAERVSQTLLRALDILDAARGGPVALTELERRLGLTRSTAHRLASALVDRRLLTHDARKGYRLGPKLMDLGFQARESTSLAAVAQPVLDGLSQTMEDASNLGVPDGDHVVYIARSPSRRRVAVRHQVGDRNRISTTALGRALMLDASTESWTAYFPDEPQPAAKAIGAAWHFDEAGDCIRCVAAPIRDASGAIVAAVSLSSIPQYMPEDRMALAEREVVEAANAISRRLGWGWET, from the coding sequence ATGTTCATGCCCACTGACACGCCCGATAAGGCCGAACGGGTCAGCCAGACCTTGCTCCGTGCGCTGGACATCCTGGACGCCGCGCGCGGCGGTCCGGTCGCCCTGACCGAGCTGGAACGACGCCTGGGCCTGACTCGTAGCACCGCGCACCGCCTGGCTTCGGCGCTGGTCGATCGCCGGCTGCTGACCCACGACGCCCGCAAGGGCTATCGCCTGGGCCCCAAGCTGATGGACCTGGGCTTCCAGGCGCGTGAATCCACCAGCCTGGCCGCGGTCGCCCAACCCGTCCTCGACGGGCTCAGTCAGACCATGGAAGACGCCTCGAACCTGGGCGTTCCCGATGGGGATCATGTCGTCTACATCGCGCGCTCGCCCAGCCGCCGTCGGGTGGCCGTGCGCCACCAGGTCGGCGACCGCAACCGGATCAGCACGACGGCGCTGGGCCGGGCGCTGATGCTGGACGCGTCGACCGAAAGCTGGACCGCCTATTTCCCCGACGAGCCGCAACCGGCGGCCAAGGCGATCGGCGCGGCCTGGCACTTCGACGAGGCCGGCGACTGCATCCGTTGCGTGGCCGCGCCGATCCGCGACGCCAGCGGTGCGATCGTGGCGGCGGTCAGCCTGTCGAGCATCCCGCAGTACATGCCCGAGGATCGGATGGCGCTGGCCGAGCGCGAGGTCGTCGAGGCGGCTAACGCCATCAGCCGCCGCCTGGGCTGGGGCTGGGAGACCTAA
- a CDS encoding LacI family DNA-binding transcriptional regulator, with the protein MLSVTIDDVALAAGVSIRTVSRVLNESPHVGAETRKTVLETIERLGYSPSTRARALASGRSFLIAMVQDDPNAHVIGALQRGIVEACSSHGYELVVRPVHFANPDIASDIENFVRRSRVDGLIVLPPTSEIAAIPERLTRLGVPSVGIASVSLPEYPCMLVSNERGATRALGQHLLELGHRRIAMIEGPAHFRSAQERKAGFLEGIGGSMPEAYRREGDYGFDSGAAAAEALLSLDQPPTAIFAANDIMAAAVAKIARERGVSVPGQLSLAGFDGSDIASMITPALTTIRRPLVDMAQAVTERLLDMISGARASWPHERIDLTLVHGKSVGPAMDDPRKNGR; encoded by the coding sequence GTGCTGTCCGTGACAATCGACGATGTCGCGCTGGCGGCGGGCGTGTCGATTCGCACCGTCTCCCGCGTCCTCAACGAGTCGCCCCATGTCGGCGCAGAGACCCGCAAGACCGTGCTCGAGACCATCGAGCGCCTCGGCTACAGCCCCAGCACCCGGGCGCGGGCCCTGGCTTCGGGCCGGTCGTTCCTGATCGCCATGGTCCAGGACGATCCCAACGCCCACGTGATCGGCGCTCTGCAGCGCGGCATCGTCGAGGCCTGTTCCTCGCACGGCTACGAGCTGGTCGTCCGCCCGGTGCATTTCGCCAATCCGGACATCGCGTCCGACATCGAGAACTTCGTCCGGCGCTCGCGCGTGGACGGGCTGATCGTCTTGCCGCCGACGTCCGAGATCGCCGCCATTCCCGAGCGGCTGACGCGCCTGGGCGTGCCATCGGTCGGGATCGCGTCGGTGTCGCTGCCCGAATATCCCTGCATGCTGGTCAGCAACGAACGGGGCGCGACGCGAGCCCTGGGCCAGCACTTGCTGGAACTGGGTCATCGTCGGATCGCCATGATCGAAGGTCCGGCGCATTTCCGGTCGGCCCAGGAACGCAAGGCCGGCTTTCTCGAAGGCATCGGCGGGAGCATGCCAGAAGCCTACCGGCGCGAGGGAGACTACGGTTTCGACAGCGGCGCGGCCGCGGCCGAAGCGCTGCTGTCGCTGGATCAGCCGCCGACGGCGATCTTCGCCGCCAACGACATCATGGCCGCCGCCGTGGCCAAGATCGCCCGCGAACGCGGCGTGTCCGTTCCGGGCCAGCTTTCACTGGCTGGCTTCGACGGCAGCGACATCGCCTCGATGATCACCCCGGCGCTGACGACCATCCGGCGACCGCTGGTCGACATGGCTCAGGCCGTGACCGAACGGCTGCTGGACATGATCAGCGGCGCGCGGGCGAGCTGGCCACACGAGCGCATCGACCTGACGCTGGTCCACGGCAAGTCGGTCGGCCCCGCCATGGACGACCCCCGCAAGAATGGCCGGTGA
- a CDS encoding rhamnogalacturonidase, with the protein MRFDRRGMVLAGLVGAGALTPNLATAAPPKPTSPTDHWFNIRDYGAVGDGARIDTTAINKAIAAAASHGGGTVYFPPGTYASYTLRLKSKVTLLLDVGAVLLAADTPPGGPGYDSPDEGAATNKFQDYGHSHWANSLIYGEGLHDIAIVGQGLIWGKGLSRGHRFDTDPPDVSGPGVGDKAIALKNCRNVLLRDFKVLQGGWFALLATGVDNMTIDNLVVDTNRDGLDIDCCRNVRVTNCTINSPWDDGICPKSSFALGYARPTENLTISDCFLTGDFEMGSVIDGTWKRMPPTFSGYGRIKLGTESNGGFKNITITNCVFDNCYGLALETMDGALTEDIAISNIAMRGLRFPPLFLRLGSRMRGPAGAEIGKLRRVTIQNIVSHGAKPWPSIIAGVAGHPVEDIKISDVYFHQQGGGSAELARRDPPEADKAYPDPDMFGDLPANGFFIRHARNIEMSNVEIAVEAPDARPAFWMRDVTDIDLFRLRLPRGANGGANFALDQVTGFRSFGGRWLEDRRFDGTVTQTF; encoded by the coding sequence ATGAGATTTGATCGTAGAGGCATGGTGCTGGCGGGCCTGGTTGGAGCCGGCGCCCTGACGCCGAACCTGGCGACGGCCGCGCCGCCGAAGCCGACCTCCCCCACCGACCACTGGTTCAACATCCGCGACTACGGCGCCGTCGGCGACGGCGCGCGGATCGACACGACGGCCATCAACAAGGCCATCGCGGCGGCCGCGTCGCATGGCGGCGGCACGGTCTATTTCCCGCCGGGAACCTATGCCAGCTATACCCTGCGCCTGAAGAGCAAGGTCACCCTGCTGCTGGACGTCGGCGCGGTGCTGCTGGCGGCCGACACGCCGCCGGGCGGCCCTGGCTACGACAGTCCGGACGAAGGCGCGGCGACCAACAAGTTCCAGGACTACGGCCACAGCCACTGGGCCAACAGCCTGATCTACGGCGAGGGGCTGCACGACATCGCGATCGTCGGCCAGGGCCTGATCTGGGGCAAGGGCCTGAGCCGGGGCCACCGCTTCGACACCGATCCGCCCGACGTCAGCGGTCCCGGCGTCGGCGACAAGGCCATCGCCCTGAAGAACTGCCGCAACGTGCTGCTGCGCGACTTCAAGGTGCTGCAGGGCGGCTGGTTCGCCCTGCTGGCCACCGGCGTCGACAACATGACCATCGACAATCTGGTCGTCGACACCAACCGCGACGGTCTGGACATCGACTGCTGCCGCAACGTCCGCGTCACCAACTGCACGATCAACTCGCCGTGGGACGACGGCATCTGCCCGAAGAGCTCGTTCGCGCTGGGCTATGCCCGTCCGACCGAGAACCTGACCATCTCGGACTGCTTCCTGACCGGCGACTTCGAGATGGGCTCGGTGATCGACGGCACGTGGAAGCGCATGCCGCCGACGTTCTCTGGCTATGGCCGCATCAAGCTGGGCACGGAGTCGAACGGCGGCTTCAAGAACATCACCATCACCAACTGCGTGTTCGACAACTGCTACGGCCTGGCCCTGGAGACGATGGACGGCGCCCTCACCGAGGACATCGCCATCAGCAACATCGCCATGCGGGGCCTGCGCTTCCCGCCCCTGTTCCTGCGCCTGGGCAGCCGCATGCGCGGCCCGGCGGGCGCGGAGATCGGCAAGCTGCGGCGGGTGACGATCCAGAACATCGTCAGCCATGGCGCCAAGCCCTGGCCCTCGATCATCGCCGGCGTGGCCGGCCATCCGGTCGAGGACATCAAGATCAGCGACGTCTACTTCCACCAGCAGGGCGGCGGCTCGGCCGAGCTGGCCCGGCGCGATCCGCCCGAGGCCGACAAGGCTTATCCGGACCCGGACATGTTCGGCGACCTGCCGGCCAACGGCTTCTTTATCCGGCACGCCCGCAATATCGAGATGAGCAATGTCGAGATCGCCGTGGAAGCGCCCGACGCGCGCCCGGCCTTCTGGATGCGCGACGTCACCGACATCGACCTCTTCCGCCTGCGCCTGCCGCGCGGGGCGAACGGAGGCGCGAACTTCGCCTTGGACCAGGTCACCGGCTTCCGCAGCTTCGGCGGCCGATGGCTCGAGGACAGGCGCTTCGATGGGACCGTCACACAGACATTCTGA
- a CDS encoding FecR family protein: MSRARQQAALWAARRLDAADRDDAAFETWKSADPTHAQAFDQVWRASQDPALAEAMRLSEQRRGVARGVGRWVALAGGIVACGLAAFAVWPQAQLMTVTPVVLQTAPGQQRVATLADGTRVTLDGATRLDVRLGTRRRQVELVRGEAFFDVAHDTGRPFTVKAPEGSARVLGTAFDLERGDGRLELSVRRGRVRLAPTGLIHRTAELTMGQRAFAKEGRLSAVRAFDLHADDWRSGWLETDGVTLARLVERLNRASATPIKIADPSLGRQRVVGRFRLDEPQALVRNLALMHGFTVRQTPDGLVLSR, translated from the coding sequence ATGAGCCGCGCCCGCCAGCAAGCCGCCCTCTGGGCCGCCCGGCGCCTGGACGCCGCCGACCGTGACGACGCGGCCTTCGAGACCTGGAAATCGGCCGACCCGACACACGCCCAAGCCTTCGATCAGGTCTGGCGCGCCAGCCAGGATCCGGCCCTGGCCGAGGCGATGCGCCTGAGCGAGCAACGGCGCGGCGTCGCGCGCGGCGTCGGGCGTTGGGTGGCGCTCGCCGGCGGTATCGTGGCCTGCGGCCTGGCCGCCTTCGCCGTCTGGCCGCAAGCGCAACTGATGACCGTCACGCCGGTCGTGCTGCAAACGGCGCCGGGCCAGCAGCGTGTCGCGACCCTGGCCGATGGCACGCGGGTCACCTTGGACGGCGCCACGCGCCTGGACGTGCGCCTGGGAACCCGGCGCCGGCAGGTGGAGCTTGTGCGCGGCGAGGCCTTCTTCGACGTCGCCCACGACACGGGACGGCCGTTCACCGTCAAGGCGCCCGAGGGATCGGCCCGCGTGCTGGGCACCGCCTTCGACCTCGAGCGCGGCGATGGCCGCCTGGAGCTTTCGGTGCGACGCGGCCGCGTACGGCTGGCCCCGACGGGGCTGATCCATCGCACCGCCGAGCTGACGATGGGTCAGCGCGCCTTCGCCAAGGAGGGCCGGTTGTCGGCGGTTCGCGCGTTCGACCTCCACGCCGACGACTGGCGCTCGGGATGGCTGGAGACAGATGGAGTGACCCTGGCGCGGCTGGTCGAGCGCCTGAACCGCGCGTCGGCCACGCCGATCAAGATCGCCGATCCGAGCTTGGGTCGTCAGCGGGTGGTGGGCCGTTTCCGCCTCGACGAGCCGCAGGCCCTGGTGCGCAATCTGGCCCTGATGCACGGCTTCACGGTTCGTCAGACGCCGGACGGTCTGGTGCTGTCGCGCTGA